A stretch of Pirellulales bacterium DNA encodes these proteins:
- the csrA gene encoding carbon storage regulator CsrA produces MLVLSRKKNESIVINNDITIVVVEIRGDKVRLGVEAPKEVPVHRREVYDAIRRNDASSTPRNPSDSDAESASSAGSQ; encoded by the coding sequence ATGTTGGTCCTTTCCCGCAAGAAGAACGAAAGTATTGTCATCAACAATGACATTACGATCGTCGTCGTCGAAATTCGGGGGGATAAGGTTCGCCTCGGCGTGGAAGCGCCGAAGGAAGTGCCCGTTCACCGCCGCGAAGTCTACGACGCCATTCGTCGCAACGACGCCTCTTCGACCCCTCGCAATCCTTCGGATAGCGATGCCGAATCGGCCAGTAGCGCCGGCAGCCAGTAG